From Pseudoalteromonas sp. Scap06:
TAAGCTGGTTACCGTCATTAAGTTTTCGCCTTTTAAAAATTGGCAAAACTTATCTAAGTCACTGCGATAAGCGCTCAGTGTGTTTTCACTTACGCCTTGCTCTAAATAGAGGCTATCAAGAAAGGTTTCTAAAAAGTCGCTATTGCTGCTTAGCTCAGTATTTTGTTCAGGTAAATCGTCAGATAGCGTTGTCACGTTGTGATCTCATGTTGGTAATACCACGGGAGAAGGTATCAATTAAAAATACCTTACGGTAAACTTGAGCCTATCATAACAGGCAATTACACAGTGATAAATACGATGCAGATTGGTTTATTTTTTGGTTCTACTACCTGCTATACCGAAATGGCGGCAGAAAAAATACGCGATATTATTGGCGCCGACATTGTCAGCTTACATAATATTAAAGACGAGCCGCTTAAAAACGCTGAGCAATATGACTTTATCATTTTTGGTATTTCTACGTGGGACTTTGGCGAAATTCAAGAAGATTGGGAATCAAAGTGGGACGACATAAAAGACGTTGACCTAAATGGTAAAACTATCGCCTTATTTGGCATGGGCGATCAGCAAGGGTATGGCCAGTGGTTTCAAGATGCGTTAGGTATGTTGCACGATGAAATAAATGCCCAAGCCATTACTCAACTTGGCTTTTGGCCTAACGATAGTAATTACGAATTTGAAGCGTCTAAAGCCCTTACCGAAGACGGTAAACAATTTGTAGGTTTAGCATTAGACGAAGACAGTCAGTACGAGCTAAGCGACGAGCGTATTGCCACTTGGGTAGAACAAGTGATGACAGAGTACGCTGAAACCCTATAACTCAGCGTGCAAAGAGCGCTGCTATGCAGCGCTTTTTAATCCTTAACTACTCTACTTTTAACCAGTATTGGTTACGGTAAAAAAAGCCCACATAACCACGCACTTCTAACTGTTCACCATTTTGCTGCAAAGTTAGGCGCACGCTGTAGGTTTTACCATTATTGGGGTCGAGAATTTCACCGTCTTCCCAACTACCATCTCCGGCATAAGTCACATCTTCAATAATGGTCATGCCTAGCATCGGCTGATTCTTTTTATCACCACCACACTCGCTGCAAAGCGCATCTTGCTTATTTTTATTGAGTATTGTTTCAATTTTGCCAGTCAGTACGCCGTCTTGTTCAGTAATGCGTACATAAGACTTTGCTTCTTTGGTGTCTTCATTAATGGTTTTCCAAAGCCCTACAGGACTCATGTTTGCATGCGCACTATGGCTTATAAATAAAGCTGCAGCGAGAGTGCTTAGCAAAGTTAGTTTATTAAAGTTTTTCATTGAGTTGCTTTAATTTTAAATAGCGAATAAAACGATAATACCAGCTGATTTATAAACACACTATGAAATTACATAGCTAATTAGGTGCATGTAAAAAATAAAAACCAAGTGCGTTTTAACACACTTGGTTTTTAAATAATAATCACGTTTTAAAGTACATGATTAAAAGTGCATAT
This genomic window contains:
- the fldB gene encoding flavodoxin FldB, which gives rise to MQIGLFFGSTTCYTEMAAEKIRDIIGADIVSLHNIKDEPLKNAEQYDFIIFGISTWDFGEIQEDWESKWDDIKDVDLNGKTIALFGMGDQQGYGQWFQDALGMLHDEINAQAITQLGFWPNDSNYEFEASKALTEDGKQFVGLALDEDSQYELSDERIATWVEQVMTEYAETL
- a CDS encoding DUF2147 domain-containing protein: MKNFNKLTLLSTLAAALFISHSAHANMSPVGLWKTINEDTKEAKSYVRITEQDGVLTGKIETILNKNKQDALCSECGGDKKNQPMLGMTIIEDVTYAGDGSWEDGEILDPNNGKTYSVRLTLQQNGEQLEVRGYVGFFYRNQYWLKVE